Proteins from a genomic interval of Epinephelus fuscoguttatus linkage group LG16, E.fuscoguttatus.final_Chr_v1:
- the slc29a3 gene encoding equilibrative nucleoside transporter 3, whose amino-acid sequence MDDTEPVQPSLNSSYVPTTLSNHHVSEDEESDDQSPSSSLLPKHSSVPLAVRYSPGDSYCFVYIIFFLMGIGSLLPWNFFITAKHYWLYKLSNNTHGSSNKEHRSDLSDYFESYLAIASTIPSVLCLILNYVLVNRLSSNVRILSSLFVILVVFVVTTVLVKVDVSDSRTEFFIGTLASVAVVSGASNLFSGSVFGISGHFPMRISQALISGQAMGGTLSAVASILDLALAKDVADSALAYFLTADVFILLCIMTYLLLPKLAYSRHYMLAATGDGGAAAGTGSGVSVPPLQPILRKTWVLGLSVFYVFFISIMVFPAVSSGIQSVNKASGSPWTTTYFVPLTSFLLYNVADFCGRQATAWLQVPGPTSRVLPVLVVCRSVMVPLLMFCNFQPRDHLHTVLFGHDVYPVVFNCLLGLTNGYLGTLPMIYGPKVVPRELAEATGVVMSFFLTLGLAVGSAFSVLIVHCI is encoded by the exons ATGGACGACACAGAGCCTGTTCAGCCCAGTCTCAACTCCAGCTATGTTCCAACCACTCTCAGCAACCACCATGTATCTGAGGATGAGGAGAGCGATGACCAGAGTCCCTCGTCATCACTCCTACCCAAACATTCCTCAGTGCCTCTGGCCGTGCGCTACAGCCCAGGGGACTCTTACTGTTTTGTGTACATCATCTTCTTTCTCATGGGCATCGGGTCCCTGCTGCCCTGGAACTTCTTCATAACAGCCAAACACTACTGGCTCTACAAACTGAGTAACAACACTCATGGCAGCAGCAATAAGGAGCACCGCTCAGACCTCAGT GACTACTTTGAAAGTTATCTGGCCATTGCCTCCACGATACCCTCTGTGCTGTGTCTGATCCTCAACTATGTCCTAGTTAACAG GTTGTCCTCAAACGTGCGGATCCTGTCGTCTCTTTTTGTGATCCTGGTGGTGTTTGTGGTGACCACAGTTCTGGTGAAGGTGGATGTGTCAGACAGCAGGACAGAGTTCTTCATTGGTACCTTGGCCAGTGTGGCTGTCGTCAGTGGAGCCTCCAACCTCTTCTCTGGCAGTGTGTTCGGGATCAGTGGGCATTTCCCTATGAGGATTTCTCAGGCCCTTATATCAG GTCAGGCCATGGGAGGCACGCTGAGTGCAGTAGCATCAATACTGGACCTGGCACTGGCAAAGGATGTGGCAGACAGCGCCCTGGCCTATTTCCTGACAGCTGATGTCTTCATCCTGCTCTGCATCATGACATATCTGCTGCTGCCCAAGCTGGCATATTCAAG ACACTACATGCTGGCAGCAACAGGTGACgggggagcagcagcaggcacaGGGAGCGGAGTCTCCGTCCCACCTCTGCAGCCTATCCTCAGGAAGACATGGGTGCTGGGCCTGAGTGTCTTCTACGTCTTCTTCATCTCCATCATGGTGTTCCCTGCTGTATCTTCAGGGATCCAATCTGTCAACAAAGCCAGCGGCAGCCCCTGGACAACCACTTACTTTGTGCCCCTCACCAGTTTCCTCCTGTACAATGTAGCAGACTTCTGCGGCAGGCAGGCCACAGCCTGGCTGCAGGTCCCCGGCCCCACCAGCCGAGTCCTCCCTGTGCTGGTGGTGTGTCGCTCTGTCATGGTGCCACTTCTCATGTTCTGCAACTTCCAGCCGAGGGACCACCTCCACACTGTGCTATTCGGCCATGACGTGTACCCTGTGGTCTTTAACTGCCTTCTAGGCCTCACTAACGGCTACCTCGGCACTCTGCCGATGATCTATGGCCCTAAGGTGGTACCTCGAGAGCTGGCAGAGGCCACAGGAGTGGTCATGTCCTTCTTCCTCACTCTGGGACTGGCTGTAGGATCTGCTTTCTCTGTGCTTATTGTGCACTGCATTTGA